The Erythrobacter sp. genome segment AGGTACCAGCGTGGCCTGGACTACGTTTACAAATCACATCGGCGATTCTGCGCGTTCCGGCTGGTTGCGCCGGACCTTGCGCACCGGCTCCTCGCTGGCCGTTGTCGGTACGCTGCTTGCTGCGGGCACTGCCTATGCGCAGGACACTGCGGGGGGCGAAGAAACTGCCGTGCAGGAAACCGATCCTGAGAACGAGATCGTCGTCAGCGGTTTTCGCGCCCAGCTGGCCAATTCGCAGAACATCAAGCGCGATTCGGATACCATTGTCGATGCGATCACGTCCGAAGATATCGGCGCGCTTCCCGATCGCTCGGTGACCGAAGCGCTGCAGCGCATCCCCGGGGTGTCGATCAACCGCTTTGCCGGTTCGAACGATCCGGATCACTTCTCGGTCGAAGGCGCGGGTGTGGTTATCCGCGGCCTCAACTTCGTGCGCGGCGAATTCAACGGCCGCGATGCCTTTTCGGCCAACGGCGGTCGCCAGCTTGGCTTTGCCGACGTGCCCGCCGAACTGCTCGGCTCGGTCGTGGTCGCCAAGAATGTGACAGCGGAAATGATCGAAGGCGGCCTTGCCGGGACGGTCAATCTCAATACCCGCGTTCCGTTCGACAACAACGGCCTCTATATGGGCGGCACGCTGGAAGTGAACTATTCGGACCTGATCGAGGAATTCTCCCCTCAGGGTTCGGCGCTGATCAGCAACACCTGGGATACCGATGCCGGGCGCTTCGGCCTGCTCGCGGCAGTCAGCTATTCGCAGGTTCTCAGCCGTTCGGACGGCATCCAGGTCACCAACTTCCAGGCACGTGACGGCGAAACTGTTGCCGGAGCGAATGGCTCGGGCAATGTGGTAAGAACGCCGGTTCCAGGATTCGATGAACTCTATGCCCCGATCGGCGGGCAATTCCGTACGCAGGATTATGATCGCCAGCGCTATGGCTACACGGCGGCCGCGCAGTGGGAGAGCCCGGACGAGACCATGGTAGCCACATTGCAGTGGTTCCGCGCCGATTCTTCCAATGCCTGGGGCGAGCACACGTTCGAATCGGGCCCTGACCTTGCCGAGTACAACACTTTCCCCGCCAACGGCACGACCTATCAGGTGGACGAAGATAACGTCTTCGAAAGCGGCTACATCGTCCTGCCCGGCACCGGCTGGCGCACCGGCGGTGACAGTGGCAACGGCGGTGGCCGGGTTTCCACCGGCGGGGTGCAGCAATCGCTGAGCCGTCGCCAGGTTCTGCAGGAAACCACCAATCAGGATTTCGGCTTCAACTTCCGCTATACGCCGAATGAGCGCTGGGCATTCAATGTCGATGCCCAGTACACCGAAGCCAGCACTGACAATCTCGATTTCTCCGTGATGGGTTCGACTTTTGCCGACACCCAACTGGACATTTCGGGGAATCTCCCGATCGTCATCCCGACCAAGCCGCAGAACACCCGCGCCACCTGGGCTGGGCCGAACGAAATGGACGGGCTGACCGATGCGGAGTATTTCACGTCGAACCGCTACACCTTCTGGCGCTCGGCGATGGATCACATCGAAGCCAGCGACGGCGCGGAATATGCTTTCCGCGGCGATGCGCAGTATTCGTTCAACGACGACAGTTTCCTGCGCCGCTTCAAGGTTGGCGGGCGCTATGCCGACCGTGACCAGACCGTGCGTTCGACAACCTACAACTGGGGTCGTCTGTCCGAGGTTTGGGCGCAGAACAGCGGTAGCGCAGTATTCTTCGACGAGTATCCCGAAGGCCAATACGCCACCGAATTTTTCGAATTCCCGAATTTCTTCCGCGGCGCCACCCCGGGTCCAGTAGGCGGAAATTACTTCGCCGGCGATCTGATCGGCCAATATGAGAATTCGGCTGCCTTCTTCCAGGGCGTCGAAGACTATTTCCGCAACGGACAGGTGGGCTGTACCAACAGCTGCGGTGAGGTCGATGGCAACGGCGTCCCGCTTTCCCAACCGCAGGGCTGGCGTCCGCTCGCCCAGCGCGACGGCGTGATCGCCGGGACGCCGTTCCTCCCTTCGGATATCCAGGTTGTATCTGAACGCACCTTTGCCGGATATGCCATGCTGTCATTTGGCAATGCCGATTACGCCGATTATCCCACGATCAGCGGCAATATCGGTGTTCGGTTTGTCGACACGGCGCTCGAATCAGACGGGTCGATTGCGTTCCCCGAAGCCACGACGATCGGCGGCGGGGATCCGTTTGCCACCGCGTGCGATGCTACGCCGAGTGTGCCCGATGGCGCGCCTCCGGGCACACCGCCGGTGGTCCCCAACCTGCCTGCGGAGTGCGATCTCGGTCCGCAAGGCTATGCCAATGCCCAGGCATTCGCCAACAACGCGTTTGTCGAAAACACGGCGATCAACGAGTATCAGAACTGGTTGCCGAGCCTGAATCTGCGACTCGAGCTCAACGAGGAAATGCAGGTCCGCTTCTCCGCCTCGCGGACAATGGCCCGGCCCGATTTCCGCTACGGCCGCAACTTCGTTACCGTTGGTGCCGATCGCACTTCGGGCTTCCGCTTCCAGGCGAACGCAGGCAAC includes the following:
- a CDS encoding TonB-dependent receptor — its product is MPHLYPIALIALSAYTRSSEKKSLAKNLVALTWGGTSVAWTTFTNHIGDSARSGWLRRTLRTGSSLAVVGTLLAAGTAYAQDTAGGEETAVQETDPENEIVVSGFRAQLANSQNIKRDSDTIVDAITSEDIGALPDRSVTEALQRIPGVSINRFAGSNDPDHFSVEGAGVVIRGLNFVRGEFNGRDAFSANGGRQLGFADVPAELLGSVVVAKNVTAEMIEGGLAGTVNLNTRVPFDNNGLYMGGTLEVNYSDLIEEFSPQGSALISNTWDTDAGRFGLLAAVSYSQVLSRSDGIQVTNFQARDGETVAGANGSGNVVRTPVPGFDELYAPIGGQFRTQDYDRQRYGYTAAAQWESPDETMVATLQWFRADSSNAWGEHTFESGPDLAEYNTFPANGTTYQVDEDNVFESGYIVLPGTGWRTGGDSGNGGGRVSTGGVQQSLSRRQVLQETTNQDFGFNFRYTPNERWAFNVDAQYTEASTDNLDFSVMGSTFADTQLDISGNLPIVIPTKPQNTRATWAGPNEMDGLTDAEYFTSNRYTFWRSAMDHIEASDGAEYAFRGDAQYSFNDDSFLRRFKVGGRYADRDQTVRSTTYNWGRLSEVWAQNSGSAVFFDEYPEGQYATEFFEFPNFFRGATPGPVGGNYFAGDLIGQYENSAAFFQGVEDYFRNGQVGCTNSCGEVDGNGVPLSQPQGWRPLAQRDGVIAGTPFLPSDIQVVSERTFAGYAMLSFGNADYADYPTISGNIGVRFVDTALESDGSIAFPEATTIGGGDPFATACDATPSVPDGAPPGTPPVVPNLPAECDLGPQGYANAQAFANNAFVENTAINEYQNWLPSLNLRLELNEEMQVRFSASRTMARPDFRYGRNFVTVGADRTSGFRFQANAGNPFLLPATADQLDLSFEWYFDTVGSLTLNGFYKSIDNFFYDSVTTRTLTNNGQTFDVAVRGPANYTEERGEVRGFELAYQQTYDFLPGPLAGLGFAGNYTYIDSQGIPNAEIGGIEAPGQEGNVRPGNLPLEQLSRHNVNATVFYEMGPFAARAAYNWRSRFLLTSRDVIFPYYPVYNAATGQLDASIFLSLTDNVKLAIQGTNLLNEVTQTQQQFTADGLIGPRSYFINDRRFSFGIRATF